Proteins from a genomic interval of Aureimonas sp. AU20:
- a CDS encoding ATP-binding protein, with translation MADTAPPFEGSRRRAAVSLPLIALAIGLALVAYLVPDARPPALGALALAALVGLIQRGARASRQRNAVKTDASSPLWPNASVKSVVDAMREPAFVLDRNLALRFSNAVGIQTFGNMALGDPIAMRFRAPELIAAMAESIESGEAQMTEYAERAPSERAWAVDILPMPMPGEARPVFFLALFRDRTQMRRLERIRTDFVANASHELRTPLASLSGFIETLKGPARDDPKARAQFLDIMQDQARRMSRLIDDLLSLSRIEMRRRLEANELTDLVSVMRVVAQQAAPTAAEKNLALELTGLEEGEALVNGDHDELVQVFGNLAENALKYGDAGGRIQIGLTRTDETVEAFVRDFGQGIPPEHVPRLTERFYRVEDGSGRVRGTGLGLSIVRNVLIRHNTRLSISSIPGQGSTFSVRFRLRVPGAFEKSQYKS, from the coding sequence ATGGCCGACACAGCCCCTCCTTTCGAAGGCTCGCGCCGCCGCGCCGCCGTCTCACTCCCGCTCATCGCCCTGGCGATCGGCCTCGCGCTGGTCGCCTATCTCGTGCCCGATGCGCGGCCCCCGGCGCTCGGTGCGCTGGCACTGGCCGCCCTGGTCGGCTTGATCCAGCGAGGCGCGCGCGCCTCGCGCCAGCGCAACGCGGTAAAGACCGACGCGTCCTCGCCGCTCTGGCCGAACGCCAGCGTCAAGAGCGTGGTGGACGCCATGCGCGAGCCCGCCTTCGTGCTCGACCGCAACCTCGCTTTGCGCTTTTCCAACGCGGTCGGCATCCAGACCTTCGGCAATATGGCGCTGGGCGATCCGATCGCGATGCGCTTTCGCGCGCCCGAGCTGATTGCCGCCATGGCCGAGTCGATCGAGAGCGGCGAGGCGCAGATGACCGAATATGCCGAGCGCGCGCCCTCCGAGCGCGCCTGGGCGGTGGACATCCTGCCCATGCCGATGCCCGGCGAGGCGCGGCCGGTCTTCTTTCTGGCGCTGTTTCGCGACCGCACGCAGATGCGCCGCCTGGAGCGCATCCGCACCGACTTCGTCGCCAATGCCAGCCACGAGCTGCGCACGCCGCTCGCCTCGCTCTCCGGCTTCATCGAGACGCTGAAAGGGCCGGCGCGCGACGATCCCAAGGCGCGTGCCCAGTTTCTCGACATCATGCAGGATCAGGCCCGGCGCATGTCGCGCCTGATCGACGATCTTCTGTCCCTGTCGCGCATCGAAATGCGCCGGCGGTTGGAAGCGAACGAGCTGACCGATCTCGTGTCGGTCATGCGCGTCGTCGCCCAGCAGGCCGCTCCCACGGCCGCCGAGAAGAACCTGGCCCTGGAACTGACCGGGCTGGAGGAGGGCGAGGCGCTGGTGAACGGCGACCATGACGAGCTGGTTCAGGTCTTCGGCAACCTCGCCGAGAACGCCCTGAAATACGGCGACGCGGGCGGGCGAATCCAGATCGGCCTGACGCGAACGGACGAGACGGTGGAGGCCTTCGTGCGCGATTTCGGGCAGGGAATTCCGCCGGAACACGTGCCCCGCCTCACCGAGCGATTCTACCGCGTGGAAGACGGAAGCGGGCGCGTGCGCGGCACCGGGCTCGGCCTCAGCATCGTGCGAAACGTCCTGATACGGCACAACACGCGGCTGTCGATCAGCTCGATTCCCGGCCAGGGATCGACCTTCTCGGTCCGCTTCCGTTTGCGCGTTCCGGGGGCCTTCGAAAAATCTCAATATAAATCATAG
- a CDS encoding glycoside hydrolase family 15 protein yields the protein MQSSASPPAPNPISNHGVIGDMNTLALVAQDGRIDFFCHPSLDSPSLFAGLLDPEKAGEFRLWADADGLTCRQIYLPDTNILLTRFLGQDGIGELTDFMPTDGSGRIVRRAKAIMGPVRFRVLIRPRPEYGAAEPSFRAVAGGFAASWTRASDGGQEEVFFYSSIPLRVEDGSILGEADLAEDQSIYVVFCPGRADAPPIQPGYARSAFFQTREFWHRWVRQGRYPTFWRELVVRSALTLKLLTSARHGSIAAAGTFGLPEVVGGERNWDYRFCWVRDSAFTLYALSRLNYFDEAEAFIHFLMERIVEPHEDVQSGLQIMYAMDGADKLPEVSLDHLSGYRGSRPVRVGNAAYSQRQMDIYGEFMDAVYIATKARGKPAYAVWAKLSRLMDWLCDHWHLPDKGIWESRGEDREYLSSRLMCWVALDRGMKIASRESLPADIARWRSERDAIQRSILEEFWNKDLGAFTQFKGSTTLDAVVLLMPLVKFINPRDQMWTSTLKAVQANLVHDCLVKRYINTDENHDGLEGEEGFFTICSFWYVEALARSGFVSEARLLFEKLHSYSNHLGLYSEELSSSGDHLGNFPQGLTHLSLISAAIWLDRALTSTSGDPANASHQMIEDPDGIY from the coding sequence ATGCAGTCCTCCGCCTCACCTCCCGCGCCCAATCCGATCTCGAACCATGGCGTCATCGGCGACATGAACACGCTCGCGCTCGTGGCGCAGGATGGGCGGATCGACTTCTTCTGCCATCCCAGTCTCGACTCGCCCTCGCTTTTCGCCGGGCTGCTCGACCCTGAAAAAGCCGGCGAGTTCCGCCTTTGGGCCGACGCCGACGGGCTGACCTGCCGGCAGATCTACCTGCCCGACACCAACATCCTTCTGACCCGCTTTCTCGGGCAGGATGGGATCGGCGAACTTACCGACTTCATGCCCACCGACGGGTCGGGCCGCATCGTGCGCCGCGCCAAGGCGATCATGGGGCCGGTGCGCTTTCGCGTTCTGATCCGCCCGCGCCCCGAATATGGCGCGGCCGAGCCAAGCTTCCGCGCTGTTGCCGGCGGCTTCGCGGCGAGTTGGACGCGGGCCTCGGACGGCGGGCAGGAGGAGGTCTTCTTCTATTCGTCCATCCCCTTGCGCGTGGAGGACGGCAGCATTCTGGGCGAGGCGGACCTTGCCGAGGACCAATCCATCTACGTCGTCTTCTGCCCCGGACGGGCGGACGCGCCGCCGATCCAGCCGGGCTATGCCCGCTCGGCCTTCTTCCAGACGCGCGAGTTCTGGCATCGCTGGGTGCGGCAGGGCCGCTACCCCACCTTCTGGCGCGAGCTCGTGGTGCGCTCGGCGTTGACGCTGAAGCTCCTGACCTCGGCGCGGCACGGCTCGATCGCGGCGGCCGGCACGTTCGGCCTGCCGGAAGTGGTGGGCGGCGAGCGCAACTGGGACTATCGGTTCTGCTGGGTGCGCGACAGCGCCTTCACGCTCTACGCCCTGTCGCGGCTCAACTATTTCGACGAGGCGGAGGCCTTCATCCACTTCCTGATGGAGCGGATCGTCGAGCCGCACGAGGACGTGCAGTCCGGCCTGCAAATCATGTATGCGATGGACGGCGCCGACAAGCTGCCCGAGGTCTCGCTCGACCACCTGTCGGGCTATCGCGGCTCGCGCCCCGTGCGCGTCGGCAACGCCGCCTACAGCCAGCGGCAGATGGACATCTACGGCGAGTTCATGGACGCGGTCTATATCGCGACCAAGGCGCGGGGAAAGCCGGCCTACGCCGTCTGGGCCAAACTTTCGCGGCTGATGGACTGGCTCTGCGACCACTGGCACCTACCAGACAAGGGCATCTGGGAAAGCCGGGGCGAGGACCGCGAATATCTCTCCTCGCGCCTGATGTGCTGGGTGGCGCTCGACCGCGGCATGAAGATCGCGAGCCGCGAGTCGCTGCCCGCCGACATCGCGCGCTGGCGCTCGGAGCGCGACGCCATCCAGCGCAGCATCCTGGAGGAGTTCTGGAACAAGGATCTCGGCGCCTTCACGCAGTTCAAGGGCTCCACGACGCTGGACGCGGTGGTCCTGCTCATGCCGCTGGTGAAGTTCATCAACCCGCGCGACCAGATGTGGACCTCGACGCTGAAGGCCGTGCAGGCCAATCTCGTCCATGACTGCCTGGTGAAGCGCTACATCAACACCGACGAGAACCATGACGGGCTGGAGGGCGAGGAAGGCTTCTTCACCATCTGCTCGTTCTGGTATGTCGAGGCGCTCGCCCGGTCCGGCTTCGTGTCGGAGGCGCGGCTCCTGTTCGAGAAGCTGCACAGCTACAGCAACCATCTCGGGCTCTACTCGGAGGAGCTTTCCTCCTCCGGCGACCATCTCGGCAATTTCCCGCAAGGGCTCACCCATCTGTCGCTGATCTCGGCCGCGATCTGGCTCGACCGCGCCCTGACCTCGACCAGCGGCGACCCCGCCAACGCCTCCCATCAAATGATCGAGGACCCCGATGGAATCTACTGA
- a CDS encoding SDR family oxidoreductase, whose translation MESTDASPFAGLLSLKGQTALVTGSSSGIGEAIAVELARSGADVVVNYHGSAEKALGTVERIEALGRRAVAIQADVATEADVARLFDEGEAALGTFDIVVSNAGLQRDAAISDMSLDDWNKVIETNLTGGFLVGREAIRRFRRKGLREEVSRALGKLLFDNSVHQRIPWAFRANYAASKGGLKLLMESLAQEVAPEKIRVNAVAPGAIATAINEIERDKPGGVDAMLKLIPYGRIGEPADIGRAAAFLVSDAADYITGQTLFVDGGMTLYPEFRGNG comes from the coding sequence ATGGAATCTACTGACGCTTCGCCCTTTGCCGGCCTCCTCTCATTGAAAGGGCAAACCGCGCTCGTCACCGGCTCGTCTTCGGGCATCGGCGAGGCGATCGCCGTGGAACTGGCGCGCAGCGGGGCGGACGTCGTCGTCAACTATCACGGCTCGGCCGAAAAGGCGCTGGGTACGGTGGAGCGGATCGAGGCGCTCGGCCGGCGCGCCGTGGCCATCCAGGCCGATGTGGCGACGGAGGCCGACGTCGCGCGCCTGTTCGACGAGGGCGAGGCGGCGCTCGGGACCTTCGACATCGTGGTGTCGAATGCCGGGCTGCAGCGCGACGCCGCGATCTCGGACATGAGCCTCGACGACTGGAACAAGGTGATCGAGACCAACCTGACCGGCGGCTTCCTGGTGGGGCGCGAGGCGATCCGCCGCTTCCGCCGCAAGGGTCTGCGGGAAGAGGTCAGCCGGGCGCTCGGCAAGCTCCTGTTCGACAATTCCGTCCACCAGCGCATTCCCTGGGCCTTCCGCGCCAATTACGCGGCGTCCAAGGGCGGGCTGAAGCTTCTGATGGAATCGCTGGCGCAGGAGGTGGCGCCCGAGAAGATCCGGGTCAACGCGGTGGCGCCCGGCGCCATTGCCACGGCGATCAACGAGATCGAGCGCGACAAGCCGGGCGGCGTCGATGCCATGCTGAAGCTCATTCCCTATGGGCGGATCGGCGAACCCGCCGATATCGGCCGCGCCGCGGCCTTTCTCGTGTCGGACGCGGCGGACTACATCACCGGCCAGACCCTCTTCGTCGACGGCGGCATGACGCTCTATCCCGAGTTTCGCGGCAACGGTTGA
- a CDS encoding DUF1013 domain-containing protein — MAQQLLMPKATAVWLVDNTSLSFEQIAEFCTLHPLEVKAIADGEAAQGIKGMDPIITGQLTRDEIVRAEKDGRHRLKLAPPKVRVPEAKRKGPRYTPVSKRQDRPNAILWLVRNHPELKDNAISRLVGTTKHTIEQIRERTHWNSANLQPMDPVTLGLCSQIDLDLEVEKASRGMPRPEELAEEERLLSAAQTQNYRPAPREEDEELDAAAVFAKLSSMRRKEPEEGEEDEIV, encoded by the coding sequence ATGGCTCAGCAGCTCCTGATGCCGAAGGCCACGGCCGTCTGGCTGGTGGACAACACATCGCTGTCGTTCGAGCAGATCGCCGAGTTCTGCACCTTGCACCCGCTCGAAGTGAAGGCGATTGCCGACGGCGAGGCGGCGCAGGGCATCAAGGGCATGGACCCGATCATCACCGGGCAGCTGACGCGCGACGAGATCGTTCGCGCCGAGAAGGACGGGCGCCACAGGCTGAAGCTGGCGCCGCCGAAGGTCCGCGTGCCCGAGGCCAAGCGCAAGGGACCGCGCTACACGCCGGTTTCCAAGCGGCAGGATCGGCCCAACGCCATCCTCTGGCTGGTGCGCAACCATCCCGAGCTGAAGGACAACGCCATCTCGCGCCTGGTCGGCACGACCAAGCACACGATCGAGCAGATCCGCGAGCGCACGCACTGGAACTCGGCCAATCTTCAGCCGATGGACCCGGTGACGCTGGGTCTCTGCTCGCAGATCGACCTCGACCTCGAAGTCGAGAAGGCCTCGCGCGGCATGCCCCGACCCGAGGAACTGGCCGAGGAGGAGCGCCTGCTCTCGGCCGCGCAGACCCAGAACTACCGCCCCGCCCCGCGCGAGGAGGACGAGGAACTCGACGCCGCCGCCGTCTTCGCCAAGCTCTCCTCCATGCGCCGCAAGGAGCCGGAAGAGGGCGAGGAAGACGAGATCGTCTGA
- a CDS encoding NAD(P)H-quinone oxidoreductase, translated as MSLPTRMKLVGLDGHGGPEVLVPREAEVPRPGPGQILIEVHAAGVNRPDLLQRQGVYPPPTGAPDWPGLEVSGLVAALGEGVTTWALGDAVMALLPGGGYAEYALADAGSALPVPAGLGFPEAAAIPETFLTVWHNVFQRGGLREGETFLVHGGTSGIGTTAIQLAHAFGAHVATTVGSPDKAEAARRLGADLAIDYRQEDFVAAMHGWREGRGADVTLDMVGGDYANRNLKAAAPDGRIVQIAFLRGNKAEIDLNLVMQKRLHLTGSTLRARDHAFKAALAADLQHHVWPLLEAGRVKPLIEATYPLHEAAEAHRHMERDHIGKIVLLPDAR; from the coding sequence ATGAGCCTGCCCACCCGGATGAAGCTTGTCGGCCTCGATGGCCATGGAGGGCCGGAGGTTCTGGTGCCGCGCGAGGCCGAGGTGCCCCGGCCTGGCCCCGGCCAGATCCTCATCGAGGTGCATGCTGCCGGGGTCAACCGGCCCGATCTGCTGCAGCGCCAGGGCGTTTATCCCCCGCCCACCGGCGCGCCGGATTGGCCGGGCCTGGAGGTCTCGGGTCTCGTCGCGGCGCTGGGCGAGGGCGTCACGACCTGGGCTTTGGGCGACGCGGTGATGGCGCTTCTGCCGGGCGGCGGATACGCCGAGTACGCGCTGGCCGACGCCGGCAGCGCGTTGCCCGTGCCGGCGGGCCTGGGCTTTCCCGAGGCTGCGGCGATCCCTGAAACCTTCCTGACCGTCTGGCACAACGTCTTTCAGCGCGGGGGCTTGCGCGAGGGCGAGACCTTTCTCGTCCATGGCGGTACATCCGGCATCGGCACGACCGCCATCCAGCTCGCCCACGCCTTCGGCGCGCATGTGGCGACGACGGTCGGCAGCCCGGACAAGGCCGAGGCCGCGCGCCGCCTGGGGGCCGATCTCGCCATCGACTATCGCCAGGAGGATTTCGTGGCCGCGATGCACGGTTGGCGCGAGGGGAGGGGCGCCGACGTCACGCTCGACATGGTGGGCGGCGACTACGCCAACCGCAACCTGAAGGCGGCCGCCCCCGACGGGCGGATCGTGCAGATCGCCTTTCTGCGGGGCAACAAGGCGGAGATCGACCTCAACCTCGTGATGCAGAAGCGCCTGCATCTCACCGGCTCGACCCTTCGCGCCCGCGACCACGCCTTCAAGGCGGCGCTGGCGGCCGATCTCCAGCACCATGTCTGGCCGCTTCTGGAGGCCGGCCGGGTGAAACCGCTGATCGAGGCGACCTACCCGCTGCACGAAGCGGCGGAGGCGCACCGGCACATGGAGCGCGATCACATCGGCAAGATCGTGCTGCTGCCGGACGCGCGATAG
- the rcdA gene encoding protease adaptor protein RcdA, giving the protein MSQKPSDRSDFQTVRIAERLAFSASFQPIFDAGMNLVDETAAYLDGEGRRDVKTLSKGAATLYAAESMRLTTRLMQVASWLLLQRAANQGDMSRSQVEAEKTKVRLDGSAEGVDSPFYEELPASFRGLVERALLLERRIAMLDREIYGSAAPLQTIVPNPVGQQIDLLRTAFAI; this is encoded by the coding sequence ATGTCACAAAAACCATCCGATCGAAGCGACTTCCAGACCGTGCGGATCGCAGAACGCCTCGCCTTCTCGGCGTCGTTCCAGCCGATCTTCGACGCTGGAATGAACTTGGTCGATGAAACCGCCGCCTATCTCGACGGCGAGGGACGGCGTGACGTGAAGACGCTGTCCAAGGGTGCGGCGACGCTTTACGCCGCCGAGTCCATGCGCTTGACGACCCGCCTCATGCAGGTCGCCTCCTGGCTGCTGCTCCAGCGCGCGGCCAACCAGGGCGACATGTCGCGATCCCAGGTCGAAGCCGAGAAGACCAAGGTGCGCCTCGACGGCAGCGCCGAGGGCGTCGATTCGCCCTTCTACGAGGAACTGCCGGCCAGCTTCCGCGGCCTCGTGGAGCGCGCCCTGCTTCTGGAGCGGCGCATCGCCATGCTGGATCGCGAAATCTACGGCTCCGCCGCCCCCTTGCAGACGATCGTGCCCAATCCGGTCGGCCAGCAGATCGACCTCCTGCGGACCGCCTTCGCGATCTGA
- the rpmE gene encoding 50S ribosomal protein L31: protein MKQNIHPDYHTITIVMTNGTEYQTRSTYGSAGDKLNLDIDPTSHPAWTGGNQQMLDRGGRVSRFNKRYEGLGI from the coding sequence ATGAAGCAGAACATCCATCCCGACTATCACACGATCACCATCGTGATGACGAACGGCACCGAGTATCAGACCCGCTCGACCTACGGCTCGGCCGGCGACAAGCTGAACCTCGACATCGACCCGACCAGCCACCCGGCCTGGACCGGCGGCAACCAGCAGATGCTGGATCGCGGCGGCCGCGTGTCGCGCTTCAACAAGCGCTACGAAGGCCTCGGCATCTAA
- a CDS encoding ABC transporter transmembrane domain-containing protein, with amino-acid sequence MARSDRTSASEKSSRTLKPLARLWPYVRRQRGLVAGALVFLLLASVTTLSFPLAVRRVVDHGFMSGDTGFVDTYFAMLAVLSIVLALASAGRYYFVITIGERIVAELRKDVFTHVMRLSPGFYDRNLSGEIVSRLTADTTQIKSAVGATASLALRNVILFVGAVAMMAYTSPSLSLIVILAIPLIVLPLVAFGRSVRRRSRAAQDRLAGASAYAGEAISAVRAVQAFTAEPAANRRFGAAVDEAFEAARRSVSARAFLTAFAIFLITVSIILVLWIGAHRVVDGTMTAGTLGQFLLYAVFAASSLGQLSEVWGDLTAASGATERLSELLDETPTIASPTSPSALRSPPEGALRFERVSFRYPGAPERPTLSGIDLDIRPGETVALVGASGAGKSTLFALIERFYDPSEGRILLDGVDIRDVALDALRGRIAFVPQDSSIFAGTVAENIAFGADDAPRAAIVEAARAAQVDGFVSALPEGYDTSIGERGVTLSGGQRQRIAIARAILRDAPILLLDEATSALDAESEVLVQRALEGLMGHRTTLVIAHRLATILKADRILVLDGGRVVEEGTHATLIARGGLYSRLARLQFDAGREALAPAAAE; translated from the coding sequence TTGGCACGTTCCGACCGCACGAGCGCGAGCGAAAAATCGTCCCGCACGCTGAAGCCCCTCGCCCGCCTCTGGCCCTATGTCCGGCGCCAGCGCGGGCTGGTGGCGGGAGCGCTGGTGTTTCTCCTTCTCGCCTCAGTCACCACCCTGTCCTTCCCGCTGGCGGTGCGGCGCGTGGTGGATCACGGCTTCATGTCGGGCGACACGGGCTTCGTGGACACCTATTTCGCCATGCTGGCGGTGCTCAGCATCGTGCTCGCGCTGGCCAGCGCCGGGCGCTACTATTTCGTCATCACGATCGGGGAGCGCATCGTCGCCGAACTGCGCAAGGACGTGTTCACCCATGTGATGCGCCTATCGCCCGGCTTCTACGACCGCAACCTGTCGGGCGAGATCGTCTCGCGCCTCACCGCCGACACGACGCAGATCAAGTCCGCCGTCGGCGCCACCGCCTCGCTGGCCCTTCGCAACGTCATCCTCTTCGTCGGCGCCGTGGCGATGATGGCCTATACCAGCCCCAGCCTGTCGCTGATCGTGATCCTCGCCATTCCGCTCATCGTTCTGCCGCTCGTCGCCTTCGGCCGCTCCGTGCGCCGCCGCTCGCGCGCCGCGCAGGACCGGCTGGCCGGCGCCAGCGCCTATGCCGGCGAAGCCATCTCGGCGGTGCGCGCGGTGCAGGCCTTCACCGCCGAGCCCGCCGCGAACCGGCGCTTCGGCGCGGCGGTGGACGAGGCCTTCGAGGCCGCCCGTCGCTCGGTCAGCGCGCGCGCCTTTCTCACCGCCTTTGCGATCTTCCTGATCACCGTGTCGATCATCCTGGTTCTGTGGATCGGCGCGCACCGCGTGGTGGACGGCACGATGACCGCCGGCACGCTCGGCCAGTTCCTGCTCTATGCCGTGTTCGCCGCGTCGAGCCTGGGGCAGTTGTCGGAGGTCTGGGGCGATCTTACGGCGGCCTCCGGCGCCACCGAGCGCCTGTCGGAACTTCTGGACGAGACGCCCACCATCGCCTCTCCGACGAGCCCCAGCGCCCTCCGCTCGCCGCCTGAAGGAGCGCTCCGCTTCGAGCGCGTCTCTTTCCGCTATCCCGGCGCGCCGGAGCGCCCGACATTGAGCGGGATCGATCTCGACATCCGGCCGGGCGAAACGGTGGCGCTGGTCGGCGCTTCGGGCGCGGGCAAGTCCACCCTCTTCGCCCTGATCGAGCGATTCTACGATCCGAGCGAGGGGCGCATCCTCCTCGACGGCGTGGACATTCGCGATGTCGCCCTGGACGCGCTGCGTGGGCGCATCGCCTTCGTGCCGCAGGATTCCAGCATCTTCGCCGGCACGGTGGCCGAGAATATCGCCTTCGGCGCCGACGACGCGCCCCGCGCGGCAATCGTGGAGGCGGCACGAGCCGCGCAGGTCGACGGGTTCGTCAGCGCCCTGCCGGAGGGCTACGACACGTCCATCGGCGAGCGCGGGGTCACCCTGTCGGGCGGCCAGCGCCAGCGCATCGCCATCGCCCGCGCCATCCTGCGCGACGCGCCGATCCTGCTTCTGGACGAGGCGACCTCGGCGCTCGATGCCGAAAGCGAGGTTCTGGTGCAGCGCGCGCTGGAAGGGCTGATGGGCCATCGTACGACGCTGGTGATCGCCCATCGTCTGGCGACCATCCTAAAGGCCGATCGCATTCTGGTGCTGGATGGCGGACGCGTGGTCGAGGAAGGCACTCACGCCACGCTGATCGCCCGCGGCGGCCTCTACTCCCGCCTCGCCCGACTTCAGTTCGACGCGGGCCGCGAAGCCTTGGCTCCGGCGGCAGCGGAATAA
- a CDS encoding peptidoglycan -binding protein, whose protein sequence is MALSRRRHRREIDYWPGFVDALSTLLLAIMFLLSVFVIAQFLLSRDLSGRDNVLDRLNAQIAELNQLLALERSHSGDFQDQIAALRASLAGAETERSRLQTALDEGRSAAPVAGASVGDLQAKVQSEQRVSAQARAQIDLLNQQLSALRQQIAALEDALGASEQRDRESQTQISDLGRRLNVALAQRVQELARYRSDFFGRLREILADRDNIRIVGDRFVFQSEVLFPSGADVLQPAGQDEMRKLADAIIQLNREIPSDINWIIRVDGHTDNVPVSSGRFADNWQLSTARAAAVVRFLVAAGVPPQRLAATGFGEFQPLAAGDDAEARARNRRIELKLTER, encoded by the coding sequence ATGGCCCTGTCGCGCCGCCGCCACCGCCGCGAGATCGACTATTGGCCGGGCTTCGTCGACGCGCTGTCGACCCTGCTTCTCGCCATCATGTTTCTCTTGTCGGTCTTCGTGATCGCGCAGTTCCTTCTCAGCCGCGACCTGTCGGGGCGCGACAATGTCCTCGACCGGCTCAATGCGCAGATCGCCGAGCTGAACCAGCTTCTGGCGCTGGAGCGCTCGCATTCCGGCGATTTCCAGGATCAGATCGCCGCACTCCGCGCTTCGCTGGCCGGCGCCGAGACCGAGCGCTCGCGGCTCCAGACGGCGCTGGACGAGGGACGGTCCGCCGCGCCCGTCGCCGGCGCGTCGGTGGGGGATCTTCAGGCGAAGGTGCAGAGCGAGCAGCGCGTTTCGGCCCAGGCGCGCGCCCAGATCGACCTGTTGAACCAGCAATTGTCGGCTCTGCGCCAGCAGATCGCCGCGCTGGAGGACGCGCTCGGCGCTTCCGAGCAGCGCGACCGCGAATCGCAGACGCAGATTTCCGATCTCGGCCGCCGGCTCAACGTGGCGCTGGCGCAGCGCGTGCAGGAACTGGCGCGCTATCGCTCCGACTTCTTCGGGCGCCTGCGCGAGATTCTGGCCGATCGCGACAACATCCGCATCGTCGGCGATCGCTTCGTGTTCCAGTCCGAGGTGCTCTTTCCATCGGGCGCCGACGTGTTGCAGCCGGCGGGCCAGGACGAGATGCGCAAGCTGGCGGACGCCATCATCCAGCTGAACCGCGAAATCCCCTCCGACATCAACTGGATCATTCGCGTCGACGGGCACACGGACAATGTGCCGGTGAGCAGCGGACGCTTCGCCGACAATTGGCAGCTTTCCACCGCCCGCGCCGCCGCCGTGGTGCGCTTTCTCGTGGCAGCCGGCGTCCCGCCGCAGCGCCTGGCGGCCACGGGCTTCGGCGAGTTCCAGCCGCTGGCGGCGGGCGACGATGCCGAGGCCCGTGCTCGCAACCGCCGCATCGAGCTGAAGCTCACGGAGCGATAG
- a CDS encoding inositol monophosphatase family protein: MARSALMNVMTQAAMKAGRSLTRDFGEVQNLQVSMKGPADFVSNADRKAEEIVFQELSRARPEWGFLMEERGAVEGRDPQHRWIVDPLDGTTNFLHGIPMFAISIALERDGQIVAAIVFNPALDELYSAEKGGGAFLNDRRIRVAARTKLHETVLATGMPFLGHGDHARFLFESRQIMAETAGVRRMGAASLDLAYVAAGRFDGFWEHALQPWDIAAGSLLVREAGGFITDTEGNKFDPMLGDVACGNEFIHRQLLAELKKANTAYRGGGEPVAAQKA; encoded by the coding sequence ATGGCCCGTTCGGCATTGATGAACGTCATGACGCAGGCCGCCATGAAGGCCGGCCGTTCCCTGACCCGCGATTTCGGCGAGGTCCAGAACCTTCAGGTCTCCATGAAGGGGCCGGCCGACTTCGTCTCGAACGCCGACCGCAAGGCCGAGGAGATCGTCTTCCAGGAACTGTCCCGCGCCCGCCCGGAATGGGGCTTCCTGATGGAGGAGCGCGGCGCGGTCGAGGGGCGCGACCCCCAGCACCGCTGGATCGTCGATCCGCTGGACGGCACCACCAACTTTCTCCACGGCATTCCGATGTTCGCCATCTCCATCGCGCTGGAACGCGACGGGCAGATCGTGGCGGCGATCGTCTTCAACCCGGCGCTGGACGAACTCTACAGCGCCGAGAAGGGCGGCGGCGCTTTCCTGAACGACCGTCGCATCCGCGTCGCCGCGCGCACCAAGCTGCACGAGACCGTGCTCGCCACCGGCATGCCCTTCCTCGGCCATGGCGACCATGCGCGCTTCCTGTTCGAATCGCGCCAGATTATGGCCGAGACGGCGGGCGTGCGCCGCATGGGCGCGGCCTCGCTCGATCTCGCCTATGTCGCGGCCGGGCGCTTCGATGGGTTCTGGGAGCACGCGCTGCAGCCCTGGGACATCGCGGCGGGCTCGCTCCTCGTGCGCGAGGCCGGCGGCTTCATCACCGATACCGAGGGTAACAAGTTCGACCCGATGCTGGGCGATGTCGCCTGCGGCAACGAGTTCATCCATCGCCAGCTTCTGGCCGAGCTGAAGAAGGCCAACACGGCCTATCGCGGCGGCGGCGAACCGGTGGCCGCGCAGAAGGCCTGA
- the efp gene encoding elongation factor P translates to MKINGSDIRPGYVVEHDGKLWAAVKTAHVKPGKGGAFNQVELKNLIDGTKLNERFRASESVERVHLDLKDYQFLYEEGDNLVFMDNESYEQLELQKDFVGERSAFLQDGMKVTVQSYESRPIGISLPDQVTLTVAEADPVVKGQTAASSYKPAITENGLRVLVPPFVGAGERIVVDTNEITYVRRAD, encoded by the coding sequence ATGAAGATCAACGGAAGCGATATCCGTCCCGGCTATGTCGTCGAGCATGACGGCAAGCTTTGGGCCGCCGTGAAGACGGCGCATGTGAAGCCGGGCAAGGGCGGCGCGTTCAATCAGGTCGAGCTGAAGAACCTCATCGACGGCACCAAGCTGAACGAGCGCTTCCGCGCCTCGGAAAGCGTCGAGCGCGTCCATCTCGACCTCAAGGACTACCAGTTCCTCTACGAGGAAGGCGACAACCTCGTCTTCATGGACAACGAGAGCTACGAGCAACTCGAACTGCAGAAGGACTTCGTGGGCGAGCGCTCCGCCTTTCTGCAGGACGGCATGAAGGTCACGGTCCAGTCCTATGAAAGCCGGCCCATCGGTATCTCGCTGCCCGATCAGGTGACGCTTACTGTCGCCGAGGCCGATCCGGTGGTGAAGGGGCAGACCGCCGCGTCCTCCTACAAGCCGGCCATCACCGAAAACGGGCTGCGCGTCCTGGTGCCGCCCTTCGTCGGCGCCGGCGAGCGCATCGTGGTGGACACGAACGAGATCACCTACGTCCGCCGCGCGGACTGA